Within Trichoderma atroviride chromosome 2, complete sequence, the genomic segment TTCGGCGCACTCGTCTCAGAGAAGTCCTGTAGTAGGTACCGCAGATTGCCATGACCATAATGACCCAACcgaggccgccgccgaaaACTGCCACCAGCCATGAAGCAATGCAGGCAAAAATGATGACGCCAGTGTTGTGGTACCAATCTATTGAATCTGTGTAAGCCGACGGTATCGTTTCTGTTTGGCTGGTGAAACCTACCTCCGTATAGATGATCCGGCAGTTGGCTATCCACCCATGTGGTGTGGTCGAGCAGACTTTCGCCAGCGAGTGTGCTATCGGCAGGCCATCCAATTCGAGGAGCCCAGCCAGTTCGCGagaattcttcttccacaggCTCCAAAGTTCCATTGGCCAGTTTGTGTTGTTCATCTTTGCCCACGTCGAGGGCACCCGCTTTAGTCGGTTCCGGGAGCTCTTCGTCTGGGCCAGTACCGTCATCGACGTCGGTTACGATCGCCGTGGCTTTGTTTTGTCTAATATGGTGAAGTCCGGGAGGGATGGCCTGTAGCGAGGTATGTGGTTAGCACAAGTGCGCACATGTACATGGGGATCCAAAGATGTGCCATACAGCAGCAACCTGAGCGCGCTTTTCTTCTATAGTGGCGTTGGGATCAAAGGAAAAGCCAGGAACACCGGCGCTCTTGGCCTGCTCGACCAGAACCCTTTCGGCATCCTCAGCCGAAACCAGGCTCTGGGGATCTTGGGCAGCCTCGATGGCCCCCTGCTGCTTGAGTTCGCGCGCCTCAAGGGCCGACATGTTGGCCAGCAATGGGCGCTGCTACGGCAATTATTCGAGTGCAGCAGCAACTGGGCAGTTCAATTGATCTGGCTGCTTTGCGATAACGTCATTCAGAAGCCCCGGCCGCGGATGGATGGAGGGGCAGGTGGTCAGACTGGCGCCCCAGTCAGAAGTTCGATTACGAGTAATGAAAAGACGAAggcaagagggaaaagaggaagaaaaagggctATCTATCAAAGTTTATTTAACAATCAGTACGATTGTGTGAATGGCCCCGTCACCGAGCTAGTGAGAgcatcaaagaagaagaagaaagagaaaggaaaaaagaacaatgCTCCAGAGGAAAGAAATCGTGATGACGGAGGGATAAAGAGGACAAGTTGTTAGCGGCAGCGGCTAGCCTTGACCACTCCTTGATTTTGAGAGACGAAGCCACAGGCTAATGCACGTGTGGCTCGGCACAATCTGGAaatgaagcagcagaaggagCAAGGAGTGGTGCAGTGGAGCTGGCCACGGGCGGTTGTCCGTGGCGCAGAGCAAAGATTACCTGTGCCATTGCTCTTGTGGTGCGTCAGTGTTTCTGTGCGTGTGTCGACGTCAACTGTCTGAGCTCAGCGCGGCGGGGATTTGCTGCTTGTGCTATTCCAGATGCTGCCGCCCAGGGAGCTACAGTGGAGCCCGTGGCTGTCAATACCCACTGGAGCTTTGCTGGCCGGGCCCCTGTACTGCTGAAAGCGTGGCGGCCACGACGACGTAATTGCTAGTGCCGCCGCTCAATCAGATGGGGCCGGGGGCCAGGCTCAACCCCAACCAGCGCGATTGGCGCCTTCGAGACTGCCTTAGGGGCGCCGTAGACTGCAGTAGCGCCTGGTCCGGAGGGGATGATCTAGAGCCTCGGGGGCCTGAGGATTCGCTGCTGCAGGAGTTTAGCGCCATCTGCACCGCTAGCAGTGGAAGTTCGGCATGCTACGGGATGGAGGCCTCGAAATTGTATTGATTCACGTTGACATTCAATTCATGTCTGGTGCCCATTCAGGTGAGGTGGGCGCTTATCAGCATCAGACCCTTTCGCTCCACCGTTGGGTACGGCTGCGTGATGAAACGCCAAGCGTATACCGACCTTTGTGCGCTGAGATAGCCGAAGAGTGGCAGCTTCACGCAGAGTTTGGGTTGTTTggtgaaaaaaaggagaatgGGCGGGTAACACAGTAATACAAGCATGAATGCCAAGTAAATTGGCCGTCATCTCGGGCAGCCAGCGCAAATGTGGCCAAATATGCTTAAGATTTGGTGCCACAATTGCAACAGGCatttctcgcttcttctcccatggCCGTTTGCAGAGGTGGCACCTTTTTGAAGCATAGACCGCAATCGTCGCGCGGCGGGGAAAGcgacgaagagaaaaaataAGGGAGAGAACTCATTTCGGAAGCAGCATGAGAGCGGGAGAGCTTGAGAAATTGTTCAATATGGATCATCTGCAGCAAGAAACAGCACCATATCTTGAGAAATAGGAGCTGGACCTCGGTACAGACCCATGCTGAAATCCGACTTCTCGCCATGCCCTGGGCAATATCTACAATTGATGAGATGCCGCGAGGCTGTTTAGCCAAGGGAAGAGCACATAACGCAATTTACGTGTATCAAACTGCTGCGGCGTTGAATAACCGCAACCAACTCTACGTTTGCACTTTTTACAACTTGCAAAATTATTTGCCAGACATCGCACATGATTGTGGGACACTAAACCGCAGTGACTGCGAGCAAACAATACAAACGCTTGAGCCCTAAACAATTACTACAAACAATTACATGTCGATACAGAAACTTCCCCTCCCAACTGCAtgccgccgtcttctttaGACTCCCCCTACCAACACACACGTACCCAGCCCTTCAGCCAGACAGGGGTTCGACTTGGTTCTTCCATGCATACATTTCCCGctaaaaaggaaaaaaatccCACACTTTAGCGGCCCATGCCCCGATCGCCCGGGCTCAGGTTGCAGATGATCATCATTCTCAGCTCATGATCTGCATGGGATGAAGTCATACCCAGCTGAGAGAAATTATTTTCTATACAGTagagcaaaggagaagaaaaaaaaaaaagaagtctAAAACAAATAAAGGACACCCTCACTGCATTGTTTCCCATCGGCTGTCCCGCCCTTTATGGGGTTTGATATAGATACCTAGGCGAACAAGAGCCATTATAGGTACCTGTATCGTACAAGCAGTAGATTGACGATCTGGGTCTCAGAGAAATACGTGTAAATAAAGTACCTGCATGAAGTATCCAAAGATCAAGCGTTACATCAAGCACCTCCAATCCAAGTTTCAAGGATTCACGTCAGTAGGCCGGACCCCTCACACTGACTGATGCCGGGTTGCGATTGCGGGGTATAATCACCAAGAGCAAAGCCTGGTGTGACTGCAAGGGCCATTTGGCTTCCCAAGATTTCTTCAATGGTCGTGGCACAATGTGTGACTGCGGAGCAGGTTTCGGACAATCACAGTTGCATCAGTCTCAAGCACGTCTTCCTGATGGTTCATGCCTACGTGTCCAGTCACGTCGAAAGAAAGGGCATCCAGTTGTTGCACGGCACGTTATATTTGTAGATGACAAGACAAGTCTGTTTATCAGTTCAAATCGCTACCGTACATGTCTTTCATTCgttcaaaaagaaaaatccatAACAGCTAGATCAAGAGGCTTTCTGTGCTCAAATTGCCAACAACGCCGTTAGAGAGGAGGGGGGAGCCTCAgtttgaaaaaaagactgcCAGACTAACTTGATAACatcaaaaaaaaacgagGGGAATCTGGTATGTGCTCCGGCAAATAAGCCTACAAAAACAGACAAAAGTCTGCCCAAAAAACTCCAATATGCAAACGAATGGATATACGAAAACAGTCAAACACACCGCCGGGGCCGACCGTCGGCCGTCTTTTCATCTAGTACCCGAACCCGTCATGCTGATGCACCGGGCATCTTCCCGGGTGATTGACAAACCAGGCTGAAATACAAGATCGGTGAAATCTACAAAGACATTCGAGTCGCGCCATCGAAATGCCAACCGTAAACTCTTCTAGACAAATAGTGCACTCTGCGTCATCGACACAGTCTTTCTCCGTTGCGGGATACGTGTACATGCCGGTGCGCCGCGGGGGAGGAGGTGGTGTGGCGctgtctgctgctgcgcgaGGGCTGCCGTAGGTGCTATGAGATTGGATACATGTGGTGATATGTGACTCTCGTAAGGCTTCAAAGTTGGGCAGTTCTCTAGATGGCAGCTCCAGATGGCAGATGGGACACTCATCCTCCTCTGCAATttggggagggagaggcagCGCCCTCTGCCGAGATGACGAGCCCGGCTCTCCAGTCAAACGCCGTCGATGAATATGGTGCTGGTTCTGCATATTAAAGGGCGATGGTCCAGCGGCCAGCAGGCGATTCAAGGATGATACCTCATAGTTGGCACTGCTGCGCCGGcgtgaggatgacgaggatgaagcaGCTCCTGCTCTCTGTCCGGTAGGATCCTAAGTAGAAAACCAAAGGTTAGATAAGTGTACCCATTTGACGATATTGTTCCATATGTTGAATATATGCCTACCATTGTGATGCTCCTTGTCCTGGAGGTGTAGAATTGGTAAGGATCATTACTCTGACCAGCTGCAAACACTCCCCCGTATCGATTGTTCACAGAAGGCGAAGGTGGATATCCGCTGCCCGTGCTATTCCGAGACCTGCGTCGTGCCGTACGTGGTGACAAACCGGGAGAGCCGGGGCTTTGCGGAGGCGCTGTATTGGGATCAGGAACGCATGGGTTGCAGAGACGCACTCGCTCGCCCCCGGAGAGTCCATTCATGTCAACATAACCACCACCTGAGCTGTCGAAAAACAGTGCTGGGGGAAGTGGCACATCGGAGCCAGGTGCCCGGACGATGAACTGGTGCGGAATGATGATCCTGTGAGGAGAGCAAGAGTTGCAAACAACTCTCCCGCATTTTCTGTTTCCCATCATTGTCAGTCATCCATATTTGTTCAGTGGCTCCTTGTCTGATTCATGGACAATAAACATACCTGCAGTGGTGTTTGCGCACAAAGATGCTGAACTGAGTACGACATATAGGACAGTAAGTCACTTCGCCATCGGGTTGCCACCTAGGAAGAACAACCGATGACTGGCGTTCGCGCTCACGTTCAGACGATCTTGTCAAagtgtggtggtggtggtgtagAGCGTTCTCATTCGATATTCTATCCGTATCGACAGCATACATGGCTGATAGCTGGTCCCGTGCGGACATCCTGGGCGAGGTGTTCTCTGATATATCCGCAGCTGGCGCGCTGGTAGACATTGCTCCACTGGGCTGTTCGAAAAGCTCGCTCCAGCTTTCACTGCTGGCCGAGCCGGCTGGCCGCAAGTCGATACTTCTAGAGGAAATGCGAGTCCTGATCGGCAACGATGATGTTCGAGCGGGTAGAGCCGCAGGATCCGCTGTTGGCGTCCTCGCTGCGTagctctctcctctctcagcCGCCAGCCCAGATGCTATCTCCGACGAGGACGCCAAAGGATCCGCAACAAGATTATCTTCACCCCGCTGCTGTTCGGCTGCCGTATCTTCTTGTTCTGTTTCTGGGATTTCGTCGATGGAGCTTCTGGGAGAAACGTGATCGTCTCGAATTTCGGGCGCTTCGGCAGCGCTCTCCCTTGGCTCGTCGGTGCCGTCTATAGAGAGCCGCCTCTCCACCAGGTGAGACGGACAGTCAAAGTATCGATAGCACTCTTGGTCGTGGAATTCGGGCGTTCGCCAGCGACAGGAAAATCGTTCCTCATCGCTCGAATATGGCGAGTCAGGTGTCGCATCAGCAGTGACACTCGCCTCCCTTGCATCATGGGGGGGCGAGAGCGCTCGGTCCACCttgctggctggccatgCTGCGACAGTTTAGACAAAGacagcagcttcaacaaagagagatgaagagataGAACGGTCGGTGATGCCGAAAGGAAGCCAGGTTGGCCCTGACAGCCTCTGCTCGAACGAGGGATTAACAGTAGCGAAATAGAGTGTGGGCGGGAAGCTTATTATGAGTTGATGATTATAGACCTCAAGCCCCCCCCCAAGCGCGAGACACTTTGAGCGATGATGCAGCACAGTACCACGCCTCCTGAGAGGGTTCAAGTCATGTTCGAGTGATGGAGCCCGCTGTAAAGGAGACGCCGCGTCAGGGCAGCAGAGCGATCAAACAGAGCAGAAATGCATGGAATCACCACCTCGTCGAAGCCCCCTTGAATGTAATGTAGGTTGAGA encodes:
- a CDS encoding uncharacterized protein (EggNog:ENOG41) codes for the protein MSTSAPAADISENTSPRMSARDQLSAMYAVDTDRISNENALHHHHHTLTRSSERERERQSSVVLPRWQPDGEVTYCPICRTQFSIFVRKHHCRKCGRVVCNSCSPHRIIIPHQFIVRAPGSDVPLPPALFFDSSGGGYVDMNGLSGGERVRLCNPCVPDPNTAPPQSPGSPGLSPRTARRRSRNSTGSGYPPSPSVNNRYGGVFAAGQSNDPYQFYTSRTRSITMDPTGQRAGAASSSSSSRRRSSANYEVSSLNRLLAAGPSPFNMQNQHHIHRRRLTGEPGSSSRQRALPLPPQIAEEDECPICHLELPSRELPNFEALRESHITTCIQSHSTYGSPRAAADSATPPPPPRRTGMYTYPATEKDCVDDAECTICLEEFTVGISMARLECLCRFHRSCISAWFVNHPGRCPVHQHDGFGY